Proteins found in one Gordonia sp. PDNC005 genomic segment:
- a CDS encoding ABC transporter substrate-binding protein, protein MKVSITTRRVLAAFATATAVVAISACGSTDDGGSEGASGSVQVQTANGPVTINGTPEKIVTIGSQWTETVVALGQQPVAYYDAVKATTGTVAPWLAGKVGDGREIDIKKDIVTQIADLDPDVIFTQGSITDAPTLKKLQDTGVPVIAAVGKQQVDSWQDLLAAAGTALGRTDEAAEVKTSIDDKIASIKSANPKLAGKTYSFAAFQSPTMITLLADNNDGAAALFTELGLSFPQAQLDRAKAEGTPRFQVSPENVQILDSDLLVIAAVSDELKNTLQNLPSYKSLNSVRNGAVAWTSYVDIFGLNTPSALSIPALLDKLSPAFAAVK, encoded by the coding sequence ATGAAGGTCAGCATCACCACGCGGCGAGTCCTCGCCGCCTTCGCCACGGCGACCGCAGTAGTCGCGATCAGCGCCTGCGGATCGACCGACGACGGCGGGTCCGAGGGCGCATCCGGCTCGGTCCAGGTCCAGACCGCCAACGGTCCGGTCACGATCAACGGCACACCGGAGAAGATCGTCACCATCGGCTCGCAGTGGACTGAGACGGTCGTCGCGCTCGGCCAGCAGCCCGTCGCCTACTACGACGCGGTGAAGGCCACCACCGGAACCGTCGCGCCGTGGCTCGCGGGCAAGGTCGGGGACGGTCGTGAGATCGACATCAAGAAGGACATCGTCACTCAGATCGCCGACCTCGATCCCGACGTCATCTTCACGCAGGGGAGCATCACCGACGCTCCGACTCTCAAGAAGCTGCAGGACACCGGCGTTCCGGTGATCGCGGCTGTCGGCAAGCAGCAGGTCGACTCGTGGCAGGACCTCCTCGCCGCAGCAGGAACGGCGCTTGGAAGAACGGACGAAGCCGCCGAGGTCAAGACGTCGATCGACGACAAGATCGCCTCAATCAAGAGCGCGAATCCGAAGCTCGCCGGCAAGACCTACTCGTTCGCGGCTTTCCAGTCGCCGACCATGATCACTCTGCTCGCGGACAACAACGACGGCGCAGCGGCTCTGTTCACCGAACTCGGTCTCTCCTTCCCTCAGGCGCAGCTCGATCGCGCCAAGGCGGAGGGGACTCCGCGTTTCCAGGTCAGCCCGGAAAACGTCCAAATCCTGGATTCTGACCTGCTGGTCATCGCGGCAGTCTCGGACGAACTGAAGAACACGCTGCAGAACCTGCCGTCGTACAAGTCCCTCAACTCAGTTCGCAACGGCGCGGTCGCCTGGACGTCGTATGTGGACATCTTCGGCCTCAACACTCCTTCCGCGCTTTCGATCCCGGCGCTGCTCGACAAGCTGAGCCCGGCTTTCGCCGCGGTCAAGTAG